In Halococcus saccharolyticus DSM 5350, the following are encoded in one genomic region:
- a CDS encoding DUF7282 domain-containing protein, whose product MRRALAVAACCVLVIGATPASAHGQHLSADAQYADNGTVVIESLFTATGGFLVLHADDGGEPGAPIGHTPIEYGYETGLTVNVSDEAWQAWNGPRTVWAVLHLDDGDGEFDPADDEPAPAFGGSAKQSFAVGKRAAGPASVVASGFGSQPTNSSVTIERVALGRDGAVVVRADRDGEPGAVVGRTALAAGVHENVSVTLDRSYYRDQDSRFGLWATVAERGSPVMIDSGPVASDFTVRKAANTTETDATTATATSARSTTGTSEASTTEGPGFGLAASVLVIAGTVALALARRRRR is encoded by the coding sequence ATGCGTCGAGCGCTCGCCGTCGCGGCCTGTTGCGTTCTCGTGATCGGGGCGACACCGGCGAGCGCGCACGGCCAGCACCTCTCGGCGGACGCACAGTACGCCGACAACGGCACGGTCGTGATCGAGTCGCTGTTCACCGCGACCGGCGGCTTCCTCGTGCTCCACGCCGACGACGGTGGCGAGCCCGGCGCGCCGATCGGCCACACCCCGATCGAGTACGGCTACGAGACCGGGCTCACGGTCAACGTCAGCGACGAGGCGTGGCAGGCGTGGAACGGTCCGCGGACTGTGTGGGCGGTGCTCCACCTCGACGACGGCGACGGTGAGTTCGACCCAGCCGACGACGAACCGGCACCGGCCTTCGGCGGCAGCGCGAAACAGTCGTTCGCCGTCGGCAAGCGCGCAGCCGGTCCGGCGAGTGTCGTCGCGTCCGGATTCGGTAGCCAGCCAACGAACAGTTCAGTAACGATCGAACGGGTCGCGCTCGGTCGTGACGGCGCGGTCGTCGTGCGCGCCGATCGAGACGGCGAGCCGGGCGCGGTCGTCGGGCGCACCGCGCTCGCCGCTGGCGTCCACGAGAACGTCAGCGTCACTCTCGATCGGTCGTACTACCGTGATCAGGACTCACGCTTCGGGCTATGGGCTACCGTTGCGGAACGCGGATCACCCGTGATGATCGATAGTGGGCCCGTGGCGAGCGACTTCACCGTCCGAAAGGCCGCCAACACCACCGAAACTGACGCGACGACGGCCACAGCGACGAGCGCCCGCTCTACGACTGGGACGAGCGAGGCGTCGACGACTGAAGGACCGGGATTCGGCCTCGCGGCAAGTGTGCTCGTGATCGCCGGAACTGTG